The sequence TGGAACCGACAACAAGACCTACGACTCCTCTTGCCACTTCTTTGCCACCAAGTGCGCTCTGGAGGGAACCAAGAAGGGCCACAAGCTGCACCTGGACTACATCGGATCCTGCAAACGTGAGCTGAGGatgcatctttaaaaaacacttacaTAACTGTCACTCTGGACATTGTGGGAGCTATTTTGAGATGAAACGTTAAATACTCAGGATAGAAAGGTCAGTAAATGATTGAATCCAAAACATTAAGATGACCTTTTGTCTGTGATTGGATTAGAAACAGTGAACAGCTCATTGAAGACCTTTCTTTGTGGATCATTTAAGCTGTTTTGAGTCATTGCTTCATGAACTCCATGGAGGGAACATCGACTCCACCCTGGGTTCACCCGTTTAACCAGGACCAGATGTTAATGTAGGCTGAGGAGGCAGGAAGAGTATGCATCTCATTGGCGTGTGTTTCAAACTTAGATAAGATCTGAACTCCACACGTTTGTTTACGACTGAGGTATCACTCAGATGCAAATTTCCAGAGCATTTCGTGCCAGTTTAGCTTTGATCCATCCGTGTGATAAGCTCAGCGGTTGAAGCGGTCTCTCAGGAGAGCTCGTGTCAGTGCTTGGACGTCTCTGACTGTGACTGATGGGCGGCTCACACCGTCGTGTCTGgcctgcaggctgcagctcagCAAAGGGGAAGATCTGTCCAAACACGCAGGCTGCATTTCTTCCACTGTTCAAACTgaacacgacacacacacacagagacagacgcacacacacacacacacagagacagacgcacacagagacagacacacacacacacacacagagacacagatgcACATTGGGAGATTAGTCAGGGCTGAAGGGTGCAAATGGAGATCAAGGTGCAGGAGAATTCAAGAGGTTTCAGGCTGATGAAATGACGTCAACACCATGTTTTAAAATCTTCCTTACTGTGCTTCTATGTGGTGCACACAAGATTCACTAATACAATTTCatgctggaaaaaaacaacatttatatggagcgctgtttgtaaagttgtgcacactgaaaataacaacaacatttctccacatttagctccaaaacgtcataaaaatgtagagtgaatctttaaaagtcacatttttatcacatttagaggataATTTgagatcttcttcacatttaattttgttgtgaaaaatatattaagttaaaatcattgttaaatccaaatgctaaatataaatctaaatgttaaatataaatataaatattaaatataactaaatgttaaatgttgctccgcaatattaaatattaagctGTGGTacagacaagctaagttgctattgctaagtctgtatcgcttcATGAAGCTtctattttggtatttccgcgaGGTGGCAGAGTGAATTTACATATCAGctaatatttaggatcgcaaagtaacatttagcatttatatttatatttaacatttatatgtatatctagcatttatatttatatttaacatttatatgtatatccagcatttatatttatatgtaacatttatatttatatttagcattaagatttatatttaacatttagatttgcatttaacatttatatttatatttaacatttagatttacatttaacattcatatttatatttaacatttagattcatatttaacatttatatttaacatttatatttaacatttacatttaacatttacatttatatttaacatttatatttacatttaacatttagatttatgtttaacatttatgttcaatatttgcatttaacatttagatttatgtttaacatttaggttcaatatttgcatttaacattaagatttaatatttagatttaaaatttaaatttaatatttatatttaacatttatatttatatttaacatttagatttgcatttaacatttagatttacatttaacattcatatttatatttaacatttagatttatatttaacatttagatttacatttaacattaagatttacatttaacatttatatttatatttaacacttatgttcaatatttatatttaacatttatgtttaatatttatatttaaaatttatgtttaatatttatatttaacattatatttaacatttagatttagcatttggatataacagtgattttaacttaatatatttttcacaacaaaattaaatgttaggAAGATTAAAAATATGGCGCCCcatacatttaaagctgcagaattAAGGTCAGATTTAGGCAACTTTACTTTATTCATTCACTACAATGAAAATaacactcatttaaaaatgtctccCACTTTAACAGTGACAAATTGAAGTCCTGATCTTGAATCTGTAATCAaatatttgaattttattttcatgaattAGAGTAAAAGTCTGAACGCTCAGATTGTGTCTTCTCTCCGCAGTGATCGAGCCCTGCATGGACACCGAGCTGAACGAGTTCCCCCTGCGTATGAGGGACTGGCTGAAGAACGTCCTGGTGACTCTGTACGAGCGCGACGAGGACAACAACCTGCTGACCGAGAAGCAGAAGCTCAGGGTGAGGAGCTGCTTTGATCATTTCATACGTCTCTGTCCTCCAGACTGTCCCACTGCAGAATGATGGAGTGGAGTTGACTTAATGAAGGAGATAATACCATCCAGAGTGTGAAAGAAAGACTGCAGCACACAGACTTTTAGAGTATCTAAAACACAGCTAGAGTCAAAGTCTAATCCAAACACTTAAAGAGCGTTATTTACAGACGCTGAGGAAACGTTTCTAAGACTGAAATGAAGCTCTAAAGCAGAGAGGAGTTAAACATCCTGTGTACAAGTTTTAAACATCACACTACTCAGAGTCTGTTCAACTTCCAGAGGCTGTTCAGAGTAGTTTCAACAGGAACAAGAGCTTTCTGGGGAGTCAGAGTTTAAAAGCAGCTTCACTAAGTGGTCTGTAATGCAAACTTTACAACGCATTTACACCGACCTCATCAGAGGAGTGTTAACGAGACTGATCATTAACCATGACGCCAACATTTAAACCACGTTTTCTAAGTTAATGCATGCTTCTGAGTGCCTCTCGTTAGCTCCCTTACAGCAGCAACAACGCAAACTGAGCCAGCTAACATCAACCATTCACcgacacacactcaaacaaactcTAACCAAACAGCTCAAATAGTCTGATCTAGCAGAGCGCAAAgggactgtatagataatggacatagtatcagtgacgtcacccatctgtctctgaagcgCTGTCTTttgaagcaagcggcaacctcctgtctcaaaatatgaagcccatgcagaagtgttataaactgcagttcatcaagcgtccacttgaggctagctgcagaaacaccagaaaccacatacacacccattcaaagaagacaatctttacagcagaaataaacatgtttacagcctggttcaaaaaaccaGCTTGGGTCTAagaagctaatttctcaatcggccaaacaaggacatgactgacttgattgacaggcgggaacacatagctgttggctaggaggctcaaactccgcctctttacttcacactaagtttggttgagttcagtgtttccaatatggctcccgccgtcgattggcttcaaaacttcgctcaggaacagacgggtgacgtcacggatactgcgtccattatttatacagtctgtgttttgaagccaatcatcagcggcagccatattggaaatgttgaactcaacataactgctgttgagtgagtgtgacgtaaagaggcgggctttgagcctcctagccaacagctacagtgttcccgcctgtcaatcaagttagctgtgcctctcattggaagactcaagctatcaagactacactcatcttttgaactaggctgtgaacatgtttatttctgctgtaaagatcggcttctttgaatgggtgtgtatgtggtttccagtacttccagagccagcctcaagtggacactcgtggaactgcagtttttatacacttctgcattggcttcaattcttgcagccagaggttgccgcttttaACTGCACTTAGTTGAACTTTGAATGCTTGCAAATGTAGAGAAAAGTCTCTCAAGCCTATTCATGAAACTTCCTTAAGGGGTTAATGTCAGCGGATTAATGCAGATTCttcagggttaaaaaaaaaaaaagccaatttGCATTTTGCAAAACGCAACTCAAGCCAAATTAAAGCAGCAGAATTGGTTCATAACAGAAAATGTTGGTGTTGATTCACCCAACAGTAACCATTTAATTCACAGATTTCAAGAGTGAGCAGCAAGAAGCTGAAGCTGTTCTTTAACCTGACAGTcaggacattttaacctttaGAAATCCAGATTGCTGCAACACTATCAACACCACTCAAACAGCAAACTGTGGAGCATGAACTGTTGAGCTGTCGTGTTTGTATCTGAGTTTACTTTAAGGTAACATGGATTGTGTCTCGTTTTATCCTTCAGGTGAAGAAGATCTTCGAGAACGAGAAGAGGCTCCAGGCCGGTGCTCACTCTCTGGACCTGCTGGCTCACGACTTCGAGAAGAACTACAACATGTACATCTTCCCCGTCCACTGGCAGTTCGGCCAGCTCGACCAGCACCCAGTCGACGGGTACGTAGAAACACAAAACCCCCTCTCTTATATAGTTAGAGCAGGAAGTCCTCTGCCTGAGGAGAAAGACGAGGTGCCgttttggaaaataaatctgGTTGTATAACGACTTTGTGGAGTCAGCACATGTCAGAgcttgtaaaccaaaataagtATGTTGGTGGAGTTTGTGGCGGACTGAGAGCTGATTGGTTTCCAGTTTGGATGATGCAGCTTCTGGTCTCATACCACAGACTGATGGATCCAGCAGAAGCAGCTGCTGTTTCCACTTTATGACTTCATCTTCCAGAAATGATGAAGTGCTGCTGGACTTTAAAGCCCACATTTAAAAGAAGCATTAAGAAACAACATGCAGGAGATCCAGAACTCAAGGAAGAATGAGactgctgcagagttttggtgCACGTGTAGAAATTGTCCCTGTAAATGCATCTCCATAACCAACCTCTGAGTTAACACATCTCGCTCCTGTGCCTTTATACCACCAGATACCTGACCCACACAGAGCTGTCCCCCCTGCGTGCCCCTCTGATCCCCATGGAGCACTGCACCACCCGCTTCTTCGATCAGTGCGATGCTGACAACGACAAATACATCGCCCTGGAGGAGTGGGCCAACTGCTTCGGCATCAAGGAGCGTGAGTATTGAACCCTCAAAGCGTTAATTTGAACCTCTCTTTtgcagtaacacaaagaaaaacagtgaaatataaCTCAAAGGACCTCAGCACCAACTATTTTGCTCTGAGTGCCTGAGATCAGTACTCATAAAACATCCAGAAGCTTTAGTTTTCAGCTGCTTTGAATTAAAGACATCTTTAACTCATgataacatctgtttttaagGTTAAATATAGAGTCTAGATATCTTTTAATTGAATAAAATGTCACTctatccatatatatatatatttttaagtgtaCAGGTGACACTGAAAACTTAAAACTATCCAATTtactataaataaaaacagaaaacagcatttttaaaaagatatttgGCTGAAGTATGACAGTATTTAGCATGTTATTTCCTCCAGGTTTAAAAAGTGAgtcattaagaatattttttaGAATGCCAACACTCAATCCCAATTCCTCCCACTTACCCCTACCCCCAAGTTTTTCAACTTTTACCATCTAAATGAATAATTTATCCTGAAATGTATCCGTTTTTATGTGTCCTTTAataaacactaccagtcaaaagtttggaaacaccttctccttcaagggtttgtatttattttaattattgtaaacactgtagattaatactgaaggcatcaaaactatgaaagaacatatatggaattattattttttttaaaatgtgttaaacaaagcagaatatgttttatattttagattctgtaaagtagccccctttttccttcatgacagctttgcacactcttggtattctctcagtctgcttcatgaagtggtctcctggaatggtttctaaaggaccgcaggaactttacccctgagctacgtgcgtttcgaccggaggaaccagggtctaaatttagttcaggggtagataatctccccccgtGAAAGCCCCTGCTTGTGGGGTAGTAcgtttcaaaggtcctgggacttacGGTTGAacataacggtgtttgtggagtttacacagctgttgaaacacagagggagttcctgggaatgcaaactagtttagattttattaagatttcaaaatattatttaatatagttttttttcctccatacctcactggcctgatttgcacaatctaccggggacttcagcctgcggttgaaacgcagacaacaatgggggcacaggaaccttttagttcagggtgaagtagttctgggggctaaaagacccgggACTtgtggtcaaaatgcaccttaatgcagtgtttttcaaacttttttgagccaaggcacatttcatacattaaaaaaatcctgagtcacaccaccaaccaaaagtgttacaaaatgacacgtGTAGTCTCTGAattaaaaaatctatttttctgagagagggactttggctacttctttaactttgTCAGGGCGAAGCCTCTtatttacaatggcttttgctggtagtattaatgtctctgccacagtgtgtgactttttgatttggctatgagttcagctactaagtagctagctttgagagcccTCGCAGACCCCGTTGTAGTtcttctcataaaagttgccttttcctcCACCCATATTACACTCTacatccaggttagaatttatCCAGTgctcagtttggagttttcatttttcctttttgaatatttatccatcgctgttgtaaGCCTACATCTTTTCACATACACCTTTCACGCAGATCATTAATTctgttgtcttaaattaacaaggtcattattgcgctttattgccacccagtgggtgggtagcgcaggtcagtacatggacgagtATTCAATTACTGTCcaagtcactacactgcaggcacagacgcactacatggcaaattatttgcagtatatgaataatactttttgtaaataattaggtgaaatttgataatgtcccacggcacacctgacaatctgtcacggcacactagtgtgccacggcacagtggttgaaaatcactgccttaatgaacatgagcctttgtagaatgacttgccttcttcatgtgtttgagaccatcagttgtgttgttcagaggtagggttagcacacaatgaagaactactgttgtaatccagattatggcaaaagcagattatttcatagttttgatgtcttcagtattaatctacaatgttgaaaatgattagaataaatgaaacccattgaatgagaaggtgtgtccaaacttttgactggtagtgtgttaGTTTCAGGTTGTTTCAtgagtcctcacaggagctttaattcttCATCAttcatcttctcctctttaCTGTATTGTCTGACCGATGTCTCCACTCTGCTCTGAGAGTGAACACACACTGACGgttgtcttgtctttgtgttcGCAGAGGACGTCGACAAAGACCTCATCAtctaagctcctcctcctcctccgagcagcagcagcagcagcagcagcagtttgacAACTCCTAGTCGCTACTAACGGGACAAGGTGCTGATCCctaagttaaaataaatcacagtaacGGTGCTAATTGcgaattatttgtttgttttatttttgaaataatGACCTTTTCCTACCTATACCACTAAAAAAGATTACAAAAGAGAGACATGTGCACAGTCTGTACTAACCgtcacgttttttttaaattctcttGTTTGTTGAACAAAAACACCCAGTAAAGAAAACTGAAGACCTCTGATGTAAATGTATGTTGTTGACAATATTATATATACTGTCACCTGTTCAGGGCTTTAATTGGAGATCAGTTTGAAACATTATCTCAAGGAGACAAAACtgtaaagatgaaaataaagtttctAAATAAATGCTCCCTCTGCTTGCTTTCTACAAATCACAGATTTACTGTTTGCACTCTTTTGGTGGTGGGCTCTTTAatctttgtgtgtattttggttTTTTGactactgctttttaaaagctgTTCATTGTTGTTTTCCATACAGATTCTGTGTCCCCGACAAGGACACACGTGTATGATATTTGAAACAATAAAGAGGATATATTGTTTGGACATTTACTGAGGGGAAAATCTCGCAGGCTGagagtttttctcataaataaCATGTTTCTATACTGACACTGAGAGCACAAGCAAACTCTTCAATGAATAAAAGACTATGAAACGACCTGGGGTTCTCTGCATGCGTTCATATCTGcgtttctttctcctcctcctctgctgaggAATTTGATGTTGAGATGATCTGACAGGTTATCAGCTCGGCCCCGAGGAGGACGCTTTGTTTACATGCTCCGGAAAGGATTGGAAGTAGGACGTTGAGATATACTAAGTTTCTCATAGCTTCTCATTTTATCTCATGCAGTCACTGTTCTGTGCCAGATGTCTTGGAATGATCCCTTGTGAGTCCACAAAACAGACCTCGTACCAGCTTCACAAACAAGTCCGTTCTGCCTTTTCTCACGCTGcatattttcatgtttggtGCTTTATTCTCAAACATGATCAGGAAACAGTCACTGAGATTTGGTCCTGCCTGAATTGGTGGTTGCCCAACAAAAGGGAGTCAGCAAAAGTCCCAAACTGCAGATGTTGCAAGCCTTTGGAATCTAGCACAAGAACTGCACACACTTCTTATGATCTATGTGCAACAAATTCAACTGAATCCAGTGTTTACTTCAGTTTTGATTGTGAAGTGCATCAACTTTTCCCCCTCTTGGTGGTTTAGGTGGCTGCTCATTCTGATAGCATTTTACATCTCAGGtaattcaacaacatttgagCTGTTGGTTTTGTTGCATCGTCTACTTGATTGAGCATGTTTAAGCAAGGTTTTAGAGAAGATTAGAAACTGAAGGGCATTTAGGAAGTCTAAATCACCTCCAAGGGACGAACAGTCTAGTTTCTACGTTGTATAATGTGCAAGCAGAACCACCGTGCAAATGTCTGGGTAgatgacacaggacttccaccagatccgtgtccggtccgtctccgtgctctctctcgcccatcaacacccaccggttgcgttttcagaagctggaccaccggacagctggagtcaagtgaccgaggttttcccgctgtaatcactgaatcaaggattctcctcctcctcctctcctcatccatgttgtctttctggtcctctgaaaacctctgacctgttgactccaggcctggctccactcatcatgactttggtttgttgttgtagttaagtgaaatacgatctggtgataacacagagtgttttattctgaaaattaaccggatgttttcattttgttttggtgagacctgacttcctgtcccgctccatctgctctgttgagattgatgcgtcgtgctccggcatctggcacaaatagaagtcttgcgtctctgatccggcaggtctgaacgcaacggatccagtggaagttaacacattgactagaatagaaaccaatcagatccagtgccgtgacggatccaAGACGGGCCGTAAGTCAGATTGATAGTCCTGCATGACCAAAAGCGGAATCTGGATTTGAATTTCAAGAAGGTCTCTCTCAAAATTCACATTAAAACGGGACAAGTTGTTCTACAATCGTGCAGACAAACTGCATAGCTGATTGGAGTTGGTGGACTTTCTCACCTTGCTTTAAGCGTCAGAGTGGTCATGACGTGTTACATGTCGCCTCACCTCTTTGTCCACCATGCATCCTGCAGCCTGACCCCAGCCTTTATGATCCTTACAAGAAAGCTGTCACTTTTGGTAGACTTTGCTTCACTTTTGGTGTTTTGGATTTCATAAAAAGGTGTCTAAATCAGGCTGCAAACACAGTGTGGTTGCACTGTTTTAACTTACCATTACAATAGACCTAAAACATGATCTTAGTCATAAAGTCTGTGAAGCTAAATCAGGCT is a genomic window of Notolabrus celidotus isolate fNotCel1 chromosome 8, fNotCel1.pri, whole genome shotgun sequence containing:
- the sparc gene encoding SPARC, which gives rise to MRVWIVFILCLAGHAMAAPTEEEPIMDEALVAEEPVVEELVVEEPEVGANPVQIEIGEFDEAIDVEEEEEVVVENPCLMHHCKKGKVCEVDDSNTPMCVCQDPSTCPPAEGEFEHVCGTDNKTYDSSCHFFATKCALEGTKKGHKLHLDYIGSCKLIEPCMDTELNEFPLRMRDWLKNVLVTLYERDEDNNLLTEKQKLRVKKIFENEKRLQAGAHSLDLLAHDFEKNYNMYIFPVHWQFGQLDQHPVDGYLTHTELSPLRAPLIPMEHCTTRFFDQCDADNDKYIALEEWANCFGIKEQDVDKDLII